One genomic segment of Helianthus annuus cultivar XRQ/B chromosome 14, HanXRQr2.0-SUNRISE, whole genome shotgun sequence includes these proteins:
- the LOC110908421 gene encoding histone deacetylase 14 isoform X2 translates to MEVQAALHRSFLGGGVSFPLGPRVVSLMRSRFFQKHSTSLKKHSKVSISCSLNESTAKVIYSVAPAMGHNKEAHPECSLRVPAIVTALEKVELTPKFRGSEIIQLQDFRTATVEDIASVHSRSYVFGLEKAMEQASDQGFIHIEGSGPTYATATTFQESLIAAGAGLSLVDHVAASKVSQTPPIGFALIRPPGHHAVPKGPMGFCVFGNVAIAARYAQRAHGLQRVFIIDFDVHHGNGTNDAFYDDPDIFFLSTHQEGSYPGTGKIDNIGCGNGEGATLNLPLAGGSGDIAMRTVFDEVIVPSAQRFKPDIILVSAGYDGHVLDPLANFQFTTGTYYMLASNIKQLAKELCGGRCVFFLEGGYNLKSLSDSVADSFRAFVGEPSMAAKVDDLGYLYDEPSFKVKQAIQRIKHLHSL, encoded by the exons ATGGAGGTTCAAGCCGCTCTTCATCGTTCATTTCTCGGAG GTGGAGTGTCGTTTCCTTTGGGACCTCGTGTAGTTTCATTAATGAGAAGTCGATTCTTCCAGAAACATTCGACTTCACTGAAGAAACATTCCAAAGTATCTATATCGTGTTCGTTAAATGAGAGTACAGCAAAAGTGATTTATAGTGTAGCGCCTGCAATGGGTCATAACAAG GAGGCACATCCAGAATGCAGTTTACGGGTTCCTGCAATTGTGACTGCTCTCGAGAAGGTGGAGCTCACACCGAAG TTTCGAGGATCTGAGATCATTCAACTTCAAGATTTTAGAACTGCTACTGTTGAAGATATTGCAAGTGTGCATTCCAGATCTTATGTTTTTGGCCTTGAGAAG GCAATGGAGCAGGCTTCAGACCAAGGCTTTATACACATTGAAGGCTCTGGGCCCACGTACGCCACTGCTACT ACATTTCAAGAGTCCTTGATCGCTGCTGGAGCAGGCCTATCCTTGGTTGATCAC GTGGCAGCATCAAAAGTCAGTCAAACCCCCCCAATTGGATTCGCCTTAATACGACCGCCTGGACATCATGCGGTTCCTAAGGGTCCCATGGGATTTTGTGTGTTTGGTAATGTAGCTATTGCAGCCCGATATGCTCAACGGGCCCATGGACTACAACGTGTTTTCATCATTGATTTTGATGTCCATCATGGGAATGGGACGAATGATGCGTTTTATGATGATCCAGACATATTCTTTCTTTCAACTCACCAA GAGGGAAGCTACCCTGGTACAGGAAAAATCGATAACATAGGATGCGGGAATGGTGAAGGAGCAACGCTTAATTTGCCGTTAGCAGGAGGGTCAGGTGATATTGCCATGCGGACCGTGTTTGATGAAGTCATCGTACCGTCTGCCCAAAGATTTAAGCCCGATATAATTCTTGTATCAGCAGG GTATGATGGACACGTACTGGACCCGCTGGCCAATTTCCAGTTCACAACAGGAACATATTACATGCTGGCATCAAACATCAAGCAGCTTGCAAAAGAGTTGTGTGGCGGTCGATGTGTGTTTTTCTTGGAAGGAGGATACAACCTTAAATCTCTGTCCGATTCAGTTGCAGATTCTTTTCGTGCGTTTGTTGGAGAACCGAGCATGGCGGCAAAAGTTGATGATCTTGGTTACTTGTACGACGAACCATCTTTTAAGGTAAAACAAGCTATTCAGAGGATCAAACATTTGCATTCTCTATAA
- the LOC110908421 gene encoding histone deacetylase 14 isoform X1, whose protein sequence is MEVQAALHRSFLGGGVSFPLGPRVVSLMRSRFFQKHSTSLKKHSKVSISCSLNESTAKVIYSVAPAMGHNKEAHPECSLRVPAIVTALEKVELTPKFRGSEIIQLQDFRTATVEDIASVHSRSYVFGLEKAMEQASDQGFIHIEGSGPTYATATTFQESLIAAGAGLSLVDHVVAASKVSQTPPIGFALIRPPGHHAVPKGPMGFCVFGNVAIAARYAQRAHGLQRVFIIDFDVHHGNGTNDAFYDDPDIFFLSTHQEGSYPGTGKIDNIGCGNGEGATLNLPLAGGSGDIAMRTVFDEVIVPSAQRFKPDIILVSAGYDGHVLDPLANFQFTTGTYYMLASNIKQLAKELCGGRCVFFLEGGYNLKSLSDSVADSFRAFVGEPSMAAKVDDLGYLYDEPSFKVKQAIQRIKHLHSL, encoded by the exons ATGGAGGTTCAAGCCGCTCTTCATCGTTCATTTCTCGGAG GTGGAGTGTCGTTTCCTTTGGGACCTCGTGTAGTTTCATTAATGAGAAGTCGATTCTTCCAGAAACATTCGACTTCACTGAAGAAACATTCCAAAGTATCTATATCGTGTTCGTTAAATGAGAGTACAGCAAAAGTGATTTATAGTGTAGCGCCTGCAATGGGTCATAACAAG GAGGCACATCCAGAATGCAGTTTACGGGTTCCTGCAATTGTGACTGCTCTCGAGAAGGTGGAGCTCACACCGAAG TTTCGAGGATCTGAGATCATTCAACTTCAAGATTTTAGAACTGCTACTGTTGAAGATATTGCAAGTGTGCATTCCAGATCTTATGTTTTTGGCCTTGAGAAG GCAATGGAGCAGGCTTCAGACCAAGGCTTTATACACATTGAAGGCTCTGGGCCCACGTACGCCACTGCTACT ACATTTCAAGAGTCCTTGATCGCTGCTGGAGCAGGCCTATCCTTGGTTGATCACGTG GTGGCAGCATCAAAAGTCAGTCAAACCCCCCCAATTGGATTCGCCTTAATACGACCGCCTGGACATCATGCGGTTCCTAAGGGTCCCATGGGATTTTGTGTGTTTGGTAATGTAGCTATTGCAGCCCGATATGCTCAACGGGCCCATGGACTACAACGTGTTTTCATCATTGATTTTGATGTCCATCATGGGAATGGGACGAATGATGCGTTTTATGATGATCCAGACATATTCTTTCTTTCAACTCACCAA GAGGGAAGCTACCCTGGTACAGGAAAAATCGATAACATAGGATGCGGGAATGGTGAAGGAGCAACGCTTAATTTGCCGTTAGCAGGAGGGTCAGGTGATATTGCCATGCGGACCGTGTTTGATGAAGTCATCGTACCGTCTGCCCAAAGATTTAAGCCCGATATAATTCTTGTATCAGCAGG GTATGATGGACACGTACTGGACCCGCTGGCCAATTTCCAGTTCACAACAGGAACATATTACATGCTGGCATCAAACATCAAGCAGCTTGCAAAAGAGTTGTGTGGCGGTCGATGTGTGTTTTTCTTGGAAGGAGGATACAACCTTAAATCTCTGTCCGATTCAGTTGCAGATTCTTTTCGTGCGTTTGTTGGAGAACCGAGCATGGCGGCAAAAGTTGATGATCTTGGTTACTTGTACGACGAACCATCTTTTAAGGTAAAACAAGCTATTCAGAGGATCAAACATTTGCATTCTCTATAA